From Vreelandella neptunia, the proteins below share one genomic window:
- a CDS encoding TerB family tellurite resistance protein: protein MKVTITGVEMFLNRLTLTEKEAFLQIAHHVAHIDDDFSKEERIIIDKYCMEMQVDDVFYDPEQFDLAAVLEVFQEDSHKKIALLELMALVFSDGHMHRAEEGTLEEIVERFGLNPNLAVVYKEWAKSILSLFVQGEALIHL from the coding sequence ATGAAAGTAACAATTACAGGAGTTGAAATGTTTTTAAACCGACTGACTTTAACCGAAAAAGAAGCATTCCTTCAAATCGCACATCATGTCGCACATATCGATGATGATTTTAGTAAGGAGGAAAGGATAATCATTGATAAGTATTGCATGGAGATGCAGGTCGACGATGTATTCTACGATCCAGAACAGTTTGATTTAGCGGCGGTACTTGAGGTATTCCAGGAAGATAGCCACAAAAAAATTGCATTGCTTGAGTTGATGGCACTTGTATTTTCAGACGGTCACATGCATCGGGCTGAAGAGGGTACGCTTGAAGAAATAGTGGAACGCTTTGGCCTGAACCCTAATCTAGCTGTTGTCTATAAGGAATGGGCCAAGAGTATTTTGTCTCTTTTCGTTCAGGGTGAGGCCTTGATACACCTATGA
- a CDS encoding GTPase, whose protein sequence is MTLDQNVSLDERLSQLEALLPSSRANLRRLSVLLSSSEQPKVAVFGKYNHGKSTLLNALIGQEIFKVADKRETLSVSEFIHDDVTWIDTPGLDADVSGEDDRRAMKAALESADILCLIHNVKAGELDRSEMQLYQQLMRQDSNYRSKLVLVLTQIDQVTPEDLEQVVSEIRSQLPDLQISKVSALRYTRGIHEDKNGFIKASGILEFLSYLNTLKGDVVELRQKEAQRLIRKARVELTELINDRKNSLRSATSNMEKYKKGFWFDVENARNKIVDRAVKLDLM, encoded by the coding sequence ATGACGTTAGACCAGAATGTGAGCTTGGATGAAAGGTTAAGTCAGTTGGAAGCACTACTCCCCAGCTCACGAGCCAATCTGCGTCGACTATCAGTATTACTTAGTAGTAGTGAGCAGCCGAAAGTTGCGGTATTTGGCAAATATAACCATGGCAAGAGTACCTTGCTGAACGCGCTGATTGGTCAGGAAATATTCAAGGTAGCGGATAAACGAGAAACATTGTCGGTCAGCGAGTTTATTCATGATGACGTCACATGGATAGATACACCTGGACTGGATGCGGATGTGAGTGGTGAAGATGACCGGCGGGCAATGAAAGCCGCTTTAGAAAGTGCCGATATTTTGTGCCTAATACACAACGTCAAGGCCGGTGAACTAGACAGGAGTGAGATGCAGCTATACCAGCAGTTAATGCGCCAGGACAGCAACTATCGTAGCAAGCTGGTATTGGTACTGACCCAGATCGACCAGGTAACACCAGAAGATCTGGAACAGGTAGTAAGTGAAATTCGATCTCAACTGCCAGATTTGCAGATATCCAAAGTATCTGCACTCCGTTATACCCGAGGTATTCACGAAGATAAAAATGGGTTCATTAAGGCCAGTGGCATACTTGAGTTCTTATCTTATCTGAACACATTGAAAGGCGACGTGGTTGAACTACGCCAGAAAGAGGCTCAGCGTCTGATACGAAAAGCCCGGGTTGAGCTGACAGAATTGATTAATGACCGTAAAAACTCACTCAGAAGTGCCACGAGCAACATGGAGAAATATAAAAAAGGGTTTTGGTTCGATGTGGAAAACGCTCGAAACAAAATAGTCGATCGCGCTGTGAAGCTAGATTTGATGTAA
- a CDS encoding PcfJ domain-containing protein yields the protein MRSLISQTFSSTCLGRLSGFFRHFWPKNNPHCHNRIVFDLSSAVGYQMEVRLSPWQSDAPFSWVSKAEGAQLATGAFLEPPGISWEVLIETHGETLTKGMPGTLIQVINAVPFLGVEIAQVAGRLEAALDMVVSSPLLLILLVEKGAQERWSADTFAALLCHKQSTLCAAAGLPATRSCAKLLRRCQLGPMIRRELLALKRGLNNPGNSEFVRHQPCVHARHLIFLANYEGARWPGLLTLIDEALTQAPHYRGSAWLKAMLVDTQRMLATGSEALYPVVSLATFQALHDRLVDVFNGHATAGNLQSSATELEQRHGPYPTPSLPNTTLITAITSWQDLLLEGERMRHCVGSYSSAVANGQVAIYHLQQPEPVTVAITPQGQRWVLSQASGVRNAPLSKEAEHFIHVWLTKQS from the coding sequence ATGCGTTCTTTGATCAGCCAAACATTTTCATCCACCTGCCTTGGACGTCTTTCAGGATTTTTCCGGCACTTCTGGCCTAAAAATAACCCGCACTGCCATAACCGCATTGTGTTTGATTTGTCTTCTGCCGTTGGCTACCAAATGGAAGTACGGCTTTCGCCCTGGCAGTCAGACGCGCCGTTTTCGTGGGTTAGTAAGGCAGAAGGTGCACAGCTAGCAACGGGTGCGTTTTTGGAGCCCCCGGGCATCAGCTGGGAGGTGCTTATTGAAACCCATGGAGAGACGCTAACGAAGGGTATGCCTGGCACGCTGATTCAGGTTATTAATGCGGTGCCTTTTCTAGGCGTTGAAATAGCGCAGGTTGCTGGCCGGTTAGAAGCAGCCTTAGACATGGTAGTGTCATCGCCGCTGCTGCTCATACTGCTGGTAGAAAAGGGGGCACAAGAAAGGTGGTCAGCGGATACCTTCGCAGCATTGCTGTGTCACAAGCAATCAACGCTATGTGCAGCCGCAGGTTTACCCGCAACGCGATCATGCGCCAAGTTGCTGCGTCGCTGCCAGCTTGGCCCAATGATTCGGCGCGAACTCTTAGCGCTAAAACGGGGGCTAAATAACCCCGGCAACAGCGAGTTTGTGCGTCATCAACCTTGTGTTCACGCCAGGCACCTTATCTTTTTAGCCAACTATGAGGGCGCACGCTGGCCGGGGTTGCTTACGCTTATTGACGAGGCACTAACCCAAGCTCCCCATTACCGTGGTAGTGCTTGGCTTAAAGCGATGCTGGTGGATACCCAGCGCATGTTAGCTACAGGATCAGAAGCCCTCTACCCCGTAGTCTCATTGGCGACCTTTCAAGCCTTACACGACCGGTTAGTGGATGTTTTTAATGGTCACGCAACCGCGGGCAACCTTCAAAGTAGCGCCACTGAACTGGAGCAACGCCATGGCCCCTACCCTACGCCGTCCTTGCCTAATACAACGTTAATTACCGCCATCACTTCTTGGCAAGATTTACTCTTAGAGGGAGAGCGCATGCGGCACTGCGTGGGCAGTTACAGCAGCGCCGTCGCCAACGGACAAGTCGCTATCTATCACCTGCAGCAACCTGAGCCCGTGACGGTTGCGATCACACCCCAGGGCCAGCGATGGGTGTTAAGCCAGGCAAGCGGCGTGCGAAACGCCCCACTCTCTAAGGAAGCAGAGCATTTCATACACGTGTGGCTAACGAAGCAGTCATAG
- a CDS encoding terminase large subunit domain-containing protein has protein sequence MTTTAPDPIPSATDSPRMTARHLYWQGWRVARIAEEIGEKPATVHSWKARDRWEDKTPTERVEYTLEARMVQLVAKPKKEPVDFKEIDLLGRQLERLARVRKYDETGNEADLNPNIEARNAGPKKKPKRNALDEEQVEALEAAFLDSLFEYQAVWNEAGQKHRIRNILKSRQIGATWYFAREAIVDAFKHGRNKIFLSASRAQAHIFRNYIIQFVKEVCDVELKGDPIVLDNGAELHFLGTNSKTAQGYHGDVYLDEYFWIHRFAEFRKVTSGMAMHKKWRQTYFSTPSSVGHEGYPFWNGDLFNKRRKKSERVEFDVSHDALKNGKLCPDGHWRQIVTVMDAIAGGCDLFDLDQLRMEYSPDEFENLLMCGFVDDSQSAFPLTVIKGCMVDSWEVWDDYRPFAPRPVGDREVWIGYDPTGRGEDGDGAGLVVVLPARTREEKHRVLERHRLKGQDYEDQAAFIESFRDKYNIGHIGIDTTSIGGAVAEYVEKWFPTVTRYSYSVELKTQMVLQAQQIVSKGRLEFDAGWSDLAAAFMSIKKELTKSGTQFTYTSGRNKATGHADLAWATMHALKFEPVDGPVEEGTGKSLMEMYE, from the coding sequence ATGACGACGACAGCTCCCGACCCGATCCCTAGCGCTACTGATTCCCCGCGCATGACTGCCCGCCACCTTTACTGGCAGGGGTGGCGGGTTGCGCGTATTGCCGAGGAAATTGGAGAAAAACCGGCGACGGTGCATAGCTGGAAGGCACGCGACCGGTGGGAGGATAAGACGCCGACCGAGCGCGTTGAGTACACGCTTGAAGCGCGGATGGTTCAGCTGGTGGCTAAGCCGAAAAAAGAGCCGGTCGACTTTAAAGAGATTGACCTGCTCGGGCGGCAATTAGAACGGTTAGCCAGGGTTCGGAAGTATGACGAAACCGGCAATGAGGCGGATCTAAACCCGAATATCGAGGCGCGCAACGCTGGGCCGAAGAAGAAGCCGAAGCGTAACGCGCTGGATGAGGAACAGGTCGAGGCGCTTGAAGCGGCTTTCCTCGATTCGTTGTTTGAGTACCAAGCGGTTTGGAATGAGGCGGGGCAGAAGCACCGGATTCGTAACATTCTCAAGTCTCGGCAGATCGGCGCCACTTGGTACTTTGCCCGCGAGGCTATCGTCGATGCGTTCAAGCATGGGCGGAATAAGATTTTCCTTTCTGCATCACGCGCCCAGGCGCATATCTTCCGCAATTACATTATTCAGTTCGTCAAAGAGGTGTGTGATGTCGAACTGAAAGGCGACCCGATTGTTTTGGATAACGGCGCTGAGCTGCATTTTCTGGGCACCAACTCCAAAACCGCCCAGGGCTACCACGGTGACGTTTATCTTGATGAATACTTCTGGATTCATCGCTTTGCTGAGTTCCGGAAGGTCACCAGCGGCATGGCCATGCATAAGAAATGGCGGCAGACGTATTTTTCGACGCCGTCGAGTGTTGGCCACGAGGGCTATCCATTCTGGAACGGGGATCTGTTCAATAAACGGCGTAAGAAGTCGGAGCGGGTCGAGTTTGATGTTTCTCACGATGCGCTGAAAAACGGCAAGCTCTGCCCTGATGGCCATTGGCGTCAGATCGTGACGGTGATGGATGCTATCGCGGGGGGCTGTGACCTGTTCGACCTCGATCAACTGCGCATGGAGTACTCGCCGGATGAGTTCGAAAACCTGCTTATGTGTGGGTTTGTTGATGATTCACAAAGCGCGTTCCCGCTGACGGTGATCAAGGGCTGCATGGTCGATAGCTGGGAGGTTTGGGACGACTACCGACCGTTTGCCCCGCGCCCCGTTGGTGACCGGGAGGTTTGGATCGGTTACGACCCGACCGGCCGCGGTGAAGATGGCGACGGCGCCGGGCTGGTGGTGGTTCTGCCAGCGCGCACCCGCGAGGAAAAGCACCGAGTATTGGAGCGGCACCGGCTCAAGGGACAAGACTACGAAGACCAAGCCGCGTTTATCGAATCGTTCCGCGACAAATACAACATTGGGCATATCGGCATCGATACCACCAGCATTGGCGGGGCGGTTGCTGAATATGTTGAGAAGTGGTTCCCCACGGTTACCCGATATAGCTACAGCGTAGAGCTGAAAACTCAAATGGTGCTGCAGGCTCAGCAGATCGTCAGCAAAGGTCGGCTTGAGTTTGATGCGGGTTGGTCGGATCTCGCCGCCGCGTTTATGTCGATCAAAAAAGAGCTTACCAAGAGCGGCACGCAATTCACTTATACGAGCGGGCGTAATAAGGCCACCGGCCACGCCGATCTGGCTTGGGCGACGATGCACGCACTCAAATTTGAACCTGTCGACGGCCCCGTCGAAGAGGGCACCGGTAAATCACTAATGGAGATGTACGAATGA
- a CDS encoding gamma-glutamylcyclotransferase family protein — protein MLCFAYGSNMSTQRLAARIPARFVTTALLPAYRLAFHQQGGDGSGKCDIVPASDQSAV, from the coding sequence GTGCTCTGTTTTGCTTATGGCTCTAATATGTCTACCCAGCGCTTAGCCGCGCGGATTCCAGCGCGTTTTGTGACCACCGCCCTTCTACCGGCGTATCGCCTAGCCTTTCATCAGCAAGGCGGTGACGGCTCCGGCAAGTGCGATATTGTACCGGCATCCGATCAGTCAGCTGTCTAA
- a CDS encoding DUF2846 domain-containing protein has protein sequence MKLIKSIAALALLTIMTGCGSVNMSTQQESTEAKEFNQPSSGKAGIYVFRKDSPIGATLKKDIWINGECIG, from the coding sequence ATGAAGTTGATCAAGTCTATCGCAGCGCTCGCTCTTTTGACGATTATGACAGGCTGTGGATCAGTCAATATGTCAACTCAGCAAGAGTCAACCGAAGCAAAAGAGTTTAACCAACCGTCTAGTGGTAAAGCGGGTATCTACGTATTCCGCAAGGACTCTCCAATTGGTGCGACCCTGAAAAAGGATATCTGGATCAATGGCGAGTGCATTGGCTAG
- a CDS encoding helix-turn-helix transcriptional regulator, with product MLAKYLSAADLASRFGVSKATIWRWKREGQIPSPIYLGARCTRWREEDIQTYEKGLIADAALG from the coding sequence ATGCTTGCAAAATACCTGTCAGCTGCGGACCTGGCCTCTCGGTTTGGTGTTTCAAAGGCGACCATTTGGCGTTGGAAACGTGAAGGTCAGATCCCCTCACCAATCTATCTGGGTGCTCGCTGTACGCGGTGGCGCGAAGAAGATATCCAGACTTACGAAAAAGGGTTAATCGCCGACGCGGCGCTCGGCTAG
- a CDS encoding helix-turn-helix transcriptional regulator, with amino-acid sequence MSDTRDTLFRYLTLLQLIPRYPGRMSTPVLKEKLAERGFHIDTRSLQRDLSQKLSTQFPIGCDDSQKPYRWYFDRDFQCQLPALDVPSALTLVLAEEYLKGLLPPVVVGQLSPHFTDARRLLDEMSSNGLSQWARKVRAIPNGKALIPAALNETTWQIISQALLEQKPVDVVYLSRATKTEKHFTLHPQGLVSRHSVTYLLATVNDYDDIRQFAMHRIETATLSESTWRPLHDFDLDNYIAGGAFGYLQGKAPVTLVAQVAPQVAWLLSETPLSETQRLTSLPDSSWQQLEAEVPDDQQTLWWLMAMGANVNVLAPTSWQETLKANAEQVLAHYQRTPVAHETF; translated from the coding sequence ATGTCTGATACGCGCGATACGCTTTTTCGCTACTTGACGCTTCTGCAACTCATTCCCCGTTATCCCGGGCGAATGTCGACCCCCGTGTTGAAAGAGAAACTCGCTGAGCGTGGGTTTCATATTGATACTCGGTCGCTACAACGCGATTTGAGCCAAAAACTTTCTACGCAGTTTCCCATTGGGTGCGACGATAGCCAGAAGCCCTACCGGTGGTATTTCGATCGCGACTTTCAGTGTCAGTTGCCCGCGCTGGACGTGCCGAGTGCACTAACACTGGTACTGGCCGAAGAGTATTTAAAAGGATTACTGCCCCCTGTGGTCGTTGGGCAGTTATCGCCGCACTTTACGGATGCGAGACGGCTGCTTGATGAGATGAGCTCCAACGGATTGAGCCAATGGGCACGGAAAGTTCGCGCCATCCCCAATGGCAAAGCGCTTATTCCAGCGGCGCTTAATGAAACGACGTGGCAGATCATCTCTCAAGCCCTGCTGGAGCAGAAACCGGTGGATGTCGTGTACTTATCCCGTGCGACCAAAACGGAAAAGCACTTCACCCTTCATCCCCAAGGGCTGGTTAGCCGACACAGCGTGACCTATTTACTGGCGACAGTGAACGACTATGACGATATTCGTCAGTTCGCCATGCACCGCATCGAAACAGCCACGCTAAGTGAATCGACCTGGCGACCTTTGCACGACTTTGACTTAGACAACTACATAGCGGGCGGGGCGTTTGGCTATCTGCAAGGCAAAGCCCCCGTCACCCTCGTCGCCCAGGTAGCGCCACAAGTCGCGTGGCTGCTCAGTGAGACGCCACTGTCGGAAACTCAGCGACTGACCTCACTACCTGACAGCAGCTGGCAACAGCTGGAAGCCGAGGTGCCCGATGATCAACAAACACTGTGGTGGCTGATGGCCATGGGCGCCAATGTCAACGTCCTGGCCCCAACGTCGTGGCAAGAAACGCTAAAGGCGAATGCAGAGCAGGTACTTGCGCATTACCAACGCACACCGGTCGCGCACGAGACCTTTTAA
- a CDS encoding phage portal protein — protein sequence MTTTAAAKPRHRVYAYETDKAAPAVATDSGRMEAFTFGDPEPVTSMRDVWYEGVWLTPDEWYEPPIPLSVLAKSYRATPHHGSAMQVKRNILLKTFVPNQLLSRRDFSALALDYLVFGNGYLEEVKGRLGRRLALKHRAAKYMRRGDDDRYWWIPNYMERVEMPEGRTIHLLEPDIDQSIYGVPDYIGSLQSAWLNESATLFRRRYYLNGSHAGFIMYVNDAAHDQKDIDDMRKALKDSKGPGNFRNLFLYSPRGKKDGVQIIPVSEVAAKDEFYNIKNITRDDQLAGHRIPPQLMGIIPQNTGGFGDIEKAARVFVANELEPLQATMREINEHVGEEVVRFDPYTLDDPNAE from the coding sequence ATGACCACTACCGCTGCGGCTAAGCCGCGCCACCGCGTGTATGCCTATGAGACTGACAAGGCCGCCCCAGCGGTGGCCACCGACAGCGGGAGAATGGAGGCGTTTACGTTTGGCGACCCCGAGCCGGTTACTTCAATGCGTGATGTTTGGTATGAGGGCGTTTGGCTTACGCCTGATGAGTGGTATGAGCCGCCGATCCCGTTAAGCGTTCTGGCTAAGAGTTATCGAGCAACGCCGCACCATGGTAGTGCAATGCAGGTTAAGCGTAATATTTTGCTGAAAACCTTTGTGCCTAACCAGCTACTCAGCCGCCGCGATTTCAGCGCGCTGGCTCTTGATTATCTGGTGTTTGGCAATGGGTACCTTGAGGAAGTGAAAGGGCGGCTAGGGCGTCGGTTGGCATTGAAGCACCGCGCGGCTAAGTATATGCGCCGGGGCGATGACGACCGGTATTGGTGGATACCCAACTATATGGAGCGGGTAGAAATGCCCGAGGGCCGAACCATCCACCTATTGGAGCCTGACATCGATCAAAGTATATACGGGGTGCCGGATTATATCGGCTCACTGCAAAGCGCCTGGTTAAACGAGAGCGCGACTTTGTTCCGCCGCCGGTACTACCTGAACGGCTCGCACGCTGGTTTTATCATGTACGTGAACGATGCCGCGCATGATCAGAAAGACATCGACGATATGCGCAAAGCGCTTAAAGACAGCAAGGGGCCGGGCAACTTCCGGAACCTGTTCCTCTACTCCCCCAGGGGTAAGAAGGACGGCGTTCAAATTATCCCGGTTTCAGAGGTAGCGGCTAAAGATGAGTTCTACAACATCAAGAACATCACCCGGGACGATCAGCTCGCCGGTCATCGCATCCCACCCCAGTTGATGGGGATCATCCCCCAGAATACCGGCGGCTTTGGTGACATCGAGAAGGCCGCGCGGGTATTCGTGGCCAACGAATTAGAGCCGCTTCAAGCAACAATGCGTGAGATAAACGAGCATGTTGGTGAAGAGGTGGTTCGCTTCGACCCTTACACACTTGACGATCCCAACGCCGAGTAA
- a CDS encoding DUF2846 domain-containing protein, with amino-acid sequence MFFYHQVDGGQEHKVATESEFSPNTLKLFTEAGNNYFVEQYIRLGAFVAGANLRHHDEASGMREVSELSMAASGNCSSEL; translated from the coding sequence GTGTTCTTCTATCACCAAGTAGATGGTGGCCAGGAGCATAAGGTTGCAACCGAGTCCGAGTTTTCTCCCAACACCCTGAAGCTGTTCACAGAGGCAGGTAACAACTACTTCGTTGAGCAGTATATCCGTTTGGGAGCCTTCGTTGCTGGCGCGAACTTAAGGCACCATGACGAAGCCAGCGGCATGCGTGAAGTCAGCGAACTGAGCATGGCAGCAAGTGGTAATTGTAGCAGCGAACTTTAA
- a CDS encoding DUF2201 family putative metallopeptidase gives MDMLVRSSSAMADAQQELAKWQSDRAYWATTLPVMEMLSEFLTLVPVLHQQIATASTDGQHLYFCPRYSATLSDESRLFLHAHLIWHCVAGHLTAPLVANQHRWHLACDHEVNALLLALGVSLPLNALLFPVCVGRSAIDVYRWLEGHPHSSREVTADIHPAALWWHLPHATPDHHMTGLWRRRAHLISREPDALPERVAKFCEAR, from the coding sequence ATGGATATGTTGGTACGTTCATCTTCAGCAATGGCGGATGCACAGCAAGAGTTAGCGAAGTGGCAGTCGGATCGCGCTTATTGGGCAACAACACTCCCCGTCATGGAGATGCTCAGTGAGTTTTTAACCTTGGTCCCCGTGCTGCATCAGCAAATAGCGACAGCGAGCACCGATGGTCAGCATCTTTATTTTTGCCCTCGTTACAGCGCCACGCTCTCTGATGAGTCACGCCTTTTTTTACATGCCCACCTAATCTGGCATTGCGTGGCCGGCCACTTAACCGCCCCACTTGTGGCTAATCAGCATCGTTGGCACTTAGCCTGTGACCATGAAGTCAATGCGCTGCTGTTAGCCCTTGGCGTATCGCTGCCATTGAATGCGCTGCTATTCCCCGTTTGCGTGGGCCGCAGCGCCATAGACGTATATCGCTGGCTTGAAGGACACCCCCACTCATCACGAGAAGTTACCGCAGACATTCATCCCGCCGCACTATGGTGGCATCTCCCCCATGCCACTCCAGACCACCACATGACTGGGCTGTGGCGACGCCGGGCCCATTTGATTTCGCGGGAGCCCGATGCGCTGCCCGAGAGAGTCGCTAAGTTTTGTGAGGCACGTTAA
- a CDS encoding GPO family capsid scaffolding protein encodes MPKSFRVATEGATTDGREIQREWIEQMAANYDPKTYGARVWVEHIRGIGPDSAFGAMGDVLSLEAKEVDGGKLALFAEIDPTEELKALNKKRQKVYSSIEVNPKFGDTGEAYLEGLAVTDSPASLGTEMIKFSREAGDKSPLASRKQHADNLFTAAEEVAFDFEEEETPKPSIGEFVKSLFSRQDAKTNKGFEAFGADIKGAFEEFAKRHDELNAELEKRPTADQFTKLQADHDALQKSFDELYTKIDYTPDTTRRAPATGGGEQLTDC; translated from the coding sequence ATGCCCAAGTCATTCCGCGTCGCCACCGAAGGCGCAACCACCGACGGCCGCGAGATCCAACGTGAATGGATCGAGCAAATGGCCGCCAATTACGACCCCAAAACCTACGGCGCCCGCGTATGGGTTGAGCACATTCGAGGCATCGGCCCGGATAGCGCCTTTGGCGCAATGGGCGACGTACTGTCACTTGAAGCAAAAGAAGTAGACGGCGGCAAGTTGGCCCTGTTCGCAGAAATCGACCCCACCGAAGAACTCAAAGCGCTGAACAAAAAGCGCCAAAAGGTCTACAGCTCGATTGAAGTCAATCCCAAGTTTGGCGACACCGGCGAAGCCTACTTGGAAGGCCTGGCGGTCACCGACTCCCCCGCCTCGCTCGGCACTGAAATGATCAAGTTCAGCCGTGAGGCAGGCGACAAGTCACCGCTAGCCAGCCGCAAGCAACACGCTGACAACCTATTCACGGCCGCCGAAGAAGTAGCCTTCGACTTCGAAGAGGAAGAAACGCCCAAGCCCAGCATCGGCGAATTTGTGAAAAGCCTATTTAGCCGTCAAGACGCCAAAACCAACAAAGGCTTTGAAGCCTTCGGCGCCGACATCAAAGGCGCGTTCGAAGAGTTCGCCAAGCGTCACGATGAGCTGAATGCCGAGCTGGAAAAACGCCCCACCGCCGACCAGTTCACCAAGCTGCAGGCCGATCATGACGCCCTGCAGAAAAGCTTCGATGAGTTGTACACCAAAATCGACTACACCCCAGACACCACGCGCCGCGCCCCCGCCACCGGCGGCGGTGAACAGCTAACCGACTGCTAA
- a CDS encoding opioid growth factor receptor-related protein: MGNDERLIAFYRGEGHDHKGRRLEDIWVLPSFWLEHTHDYIQWLFPIPEMGRFNAFAPLLTSEVQAAFEREASLRQRQQHSLDVMLDFFGLERENYVITAQPNLSIQTHIWLKAGGHNHLRITRMIRSLFLCHQPELAQAFQQSVIDIGTQHGIVSEKSLNYWRDAI; encoded by the coding sequence ATGGGAAATGATGAGCGTTTAATCGCGTTTTATCGTGGAGAAGGCCACGATCATAAGGGACGTCGACTCGAAGATATCTGGGTACTCCCCTCTTTCTGGCTGGAACACACCCACGATTATATTCAGTGGCTGTTTCCTATCCCGGAAATGGGCCGCTTTAACGCCTTTGCGCCGTTATTGACGTCCGAAGTGCAAGCGGCTTTTGAGAGAGAAGCGTCCTTACGCCAGCGCCAGCAACATTCCCTTGATGTCATGCTGGACTTTTTTGGACTGGAACGCGAAAACTACGTCATCACAGCACAGCCCAACCTCTCGATCCAAACGCATATTTGGCTGAAAGCAGGCGGTCATAATCATCTGCGCATTACGCGGATGATCCGCTCGCTATTTTTGTGCCATCAGCCAGAACTTGCTCAGGCTTTTCAGCAGTCAGTTATCGATATTGGCACTCAGCATGGCATTGTGTCAGAGAAATCGCTGAATTATTGGCGAGATGCGATCTAA
- a CDS encoding gamma-glutamylcyclotransferase, whose product MDRYEGLNAAYDETWLTVTDLAGDGQFEVQAYVGKITSMGMRPYTWYKHHVFAGAREHGLPAAYVRALERIEARIDPDTERHAREMVLHGHDEPLVRGA is encoded by the coding sequence TTGGATCGTTATGAAGGGCTCAACGCTGCCTACGATGAAACATGGCTGACGGTAACAGACCTAGCGGGTGACGGGCAATTTGAAGTACAGGCATATGTTGGCAAAATTACTTCCATGGGTATGCGCCCCTATACGTGGTACAAGCACCATGTGTTTGCGGGCGCACGAGAACACGGATTACCCGCAGCCTATGTCCGCGCGCTAGAACGAATTGAAGCTCGAATTGACCCAGACACCGAACGCCACGCACGCGAAATGGTGTTACATGGGCACGACGAACCGTTAGTGCGGGGAGCATAA